One Gordonia zhaorongruii DNA segment encodes these proteins:
- a CDS encoding succinate dehydrogenase hydrophobic membrane anchor subunit produces MTIEAKTLGTDYDRPASLDNPRSPRPRKGGNFEKYAWMFMRFSGLALIVLTFGHMFIMLMWDSGVHRIDASFVADRWKEPFWQIWDLSMLWLAQLHGANGVRTVIGDYSRKDSTRFWLNALLILSVLLVLVLGTYAILTFGSAG; encoded by the coding sequence ATGACCATCGAAGCCAAGACTCTCGGCACCGACTACGACCGCCCGGCGAGTCTCGACAACCCCCGCAGCCCGCGTCCCCGCAAGGGCGGCAACTTCGAGAAGTACGCGTGGATGTTCATGCGCTTCTCGGGCCTCGCCCTGATCGTGCTGACCTTCGGTCACATGTTCATCATGCTGATGTGGGACAGCGGCGTGCACCGAATCGACGCCAGCTTCGTCGCCGACCGCTGGAAGGAGCCCTTCTGGCAGATCTGGGACCTGTCCATGCTGTGGCTCGCCCAGCTGCACGGTGCCAATGGTGTGCGCACCGTCATCGGCGATTACTCACGCAAGGACAGCACGCGCTTCTGGCTGAACGCGCTGCTCATCCTCTCCGTGCTCCTGGTCCTGGTACTGGGCACGTACGCAATCCTCACCTTCGGCAGTGCCGGCTAA
- the sdhC gene encoding succinate dehydrogenase, cytochrome b556 subunit yields MSTPTEVAPAPVRKRSLYRGDPGMWSWVLHRITGVSIFFFLFVHVLDTAVIRVDPNMYTEVINTYKTPIIGLMEIGLVFCVLYHALNGLRLILVDFWSKGAKYQRQMLWVILSVVAVVFIAAAVRLLQLLITHAF; encoded by the coding sequence ATGAGCACCCCCACCGAGGTTGCACCAGCACCGGTGCGCAAAAGATCCCTCTATCGAGGTGACCCAGGAATGTGGTCGTGGGTGTTGCATCGCATCACCGGCGTCTCCATCTTCTTCTTCCTCTTCGTTCACGTGCTCGACACCGCGGTCATCCGCGTTGACCCGAACATGTACACCGAGGTCATCAACACCTACAAGACGCCGATCATCGGTCTCATGGAGATCGGGCTCGTCTTCTGTGTGCTGTACCACGCCCTGAACGGCCTCCGCCTCATCCTGGTGGACTTCTGGTCGAAGGGCGCCAAGTACCAGCGCCAGATGCTGTGGGTCATCCTCAGCGTCGTCGCCGTCGTGTTCATCGCTGCCGCGGTTCGTCTGCTGCAGCTCCTGATCACCCACGCGTTCTAG
- a CDS encoding cytidine deaminase produces the protein MVTQNNFEVLRDAAEQAMTRAYAPYSGFSVGAAAITRDGELITGANVENVSYGLGLCAEVGMVAVGVSTGVLGDSGSALAAVSVVDSTGRVLAPCGRCRQVLYEFGSDAVLIDGADGPRPLGELLPGAFGPADLDRVRVERGGRP, from the coding sequence ATTGTGACGCAGAACAACTTCGAGGTGCTTCGAGATGCTGCTGAACAGGCGATGACCAGGGCGTACGCCCCGTACTCGGGGTTTTCTGTCGGTGCAGCCGCTATCACTCGCGACGGCGAATTGATAACAGGCGCGAATGTGGAGAACGTCTCATATGGTTTGGGTCTCTGCGCGGAGGTGGGAATGGTCGCAGTGGGCGTCTCGACCGGAGTTCTGGGCGATTCCGGATCCGCTCTCGCCGCGGTATCGGTGGTGGACTCGACCGGCCGCGTACTCGCCCCGTGCGGACGGTGCCGTCAGGTGCTCTACGAGTTCGGGTCGGACGCCGTGCTGATCGATGGGGCCGACGGACCTCGACCGCTCGGTGAACTGCTGCCCGGCGCATTCGGCCCAGCTGACCTCGATCGCGTTCGGGTCGAGCGCGGAGGCCGTCCCTGA
- a CDS encoding thymidine phosphorylase, whose translation MAAGAPDMVGVIGAKRDGRELSGEQIRAVIDGFTAGSVPPEQMSALAMAIVFQGMSRHEIADWTSAMLASGVRLDLRGLQRDGRGLTTVDKHSTGGVGDKITLPLTPLVASYGLAVPQLSGRGLGHTGGTLDKLESIRGWRADLTADEMSAQLADVGAVVCAATADLAPADRKLYALRDVTGTVASIPLIASSIMSKKIAEGTGALVLDVKAGSGAFMTSYEDAERLAATMVELGTDAGVATRALITDMSTPLGRSAGNAVEVAESVEVLAGGGPDDVVELTLALAREMLAAGGVTGVDPAENLTNGRAMDTWRAMIAAQSGDPDAPLPTPRHLHEVVAPADGVLSALDALAVGEAAWLLGAGRSRPGEAVSAAAGVTWHIGVGDRVRRGDRLFTLHTDDEQRLQRAVDRLERAAVIAADGESPGSRVLGRVG comes from the coding sequence ATGGCCGCGGGAGCGCCCGACATGGTCGGCGTCATCGGTGCGAAGCGGGACGGCCGCGAACTCAGCGGCGAGCAGATCCGCGCGGTCATCGACGGCTTCACCGCGGGAAGCGTTCCGCCGGAGCAGATGTCGGCCCTGGCCATGGCGATCGTGTTCCAGGGGATGAGCCGACACGAGATCGCGGACTGGACGTCGGCCATGCTGGCCTCCGGCGTCCGCCTGGATCTGCGGGGACTTCAACGTGACGGGCGTGGCCTGACCACCGTCGACAAGCACTCGACAGGTGGAGTCGGGGACAAGATCACGCTGCCGCTGACGCCGCTGGTCGCCTCGTACGGGCTCGCCGTCCCGCAACTGTCCGGGCGGGGGCTGGGCCACACCGGCGGAACGCTGGACAAGCTGGAGTCGATCCGTGGGTGGCGCGCCGATCTGACCGCAGACGAGATGTCCGCGCAGTTGGCCGACGTGGGTGCCGTCGTGTGCGCGGCCACCGCCGACCTGGCGCCCGCCGACCGCAAGCTGTACGCACTGCGCGACGTCACCGGGACCGTTGCCTCGATCCCGCTGATCGCCAGCAGCATCATGAGCAAGAAGATCGCGGAGGGGACCGGAGCCCTGGTCCTGGACGTCAAGGCCGGAAGCGGAGCCTTCATGACGTCGTACGAGGACGCTGAGCGTCTCGCCGCGACGATGGTCGAGCTGGGGACCGATGCCGGGGTCGCCACGCGGGCGCTGATCACCGACATGTCGACGCCCCTCGGCCGGAGCGCGGGCAACGCCGTCGAAGTCGCCGAGTCGGTGGAGGTGCTGGCAGGCGGCGGTCCGGACGACGTCGTCGAACTGACCCTCGCGCTCGCCCGGGAGATGCTCGCGGCCGGTGGAGTCACCGGCGTGGATCCGGCCGAGAACCTGACGAACGGTCGTGCGATGGACACCTGGCGGGCGATGATCGCCGCGCAGTCCGGCGACCCGGATGCACCGCTGCCCACGCCACGCCATCTGCACGAGGTGGTCGCACCGGCGGACGGAGTGCTCAGCGCGCTGGACGCGCTGGCGGTCGGCGAGGCCGCGTGGCTGCTCGGCGCCGGACGGTCGCGCCCGGGCGAAGCGGTCTCGGCTGCGGCCGGGGTGACCTGGCATATCGGCGTCGGCGATCGGGTGCGTCGCGGAGATCGGCTGTTCACGCTGCACACCGACGACGAGCAGCGATTGCAGCGAGCCGTCGACCGTCTCGAGCGAGCCGCAGTGATCGCCGCCGACGGTGAGTCCCCTGGCTCTCGGGTGCTCGGCCGGGTGGGGTGA
- a CDS encoding glycerophosphodiester phosphodiesterase family protein, which translates to MKTRRRRLAVAASTLAIALGSIVTGPVHAAPEPAKAVDLQSHRGGRGEHTEESLYGFAKSLELGVSTLELDVVLTRDSVPVVWHDPKIEAEKCRDTLPASIGDKQFPYVGKDVHDLTYRQIQTLVCDKKLADFPQARRVIGNRIATLPQVFGLAAQYRSSSASPNRNNAAPHRNKKVHFNIETKIEAEERARSAKPAQFVSVILREVRKAHLLDRVQIQSFDWRSLPLVRAKAPNVPLVALYDDTTWKPGSAWLGPASYAGSDGDVVSAAKGAGFDALSPAYELVDRDLVDRARGAGLEVVPWTVNEAADMRRQLDLGVDGIITDYPTRLRRVFAQEGVPLPNAHRRR; encoded by the coding sequence GTGAAGACTCGTCGCAGGCGCCTCGCCGTCGCCGCATCCACCCTCGCCATCGCCCTGGGCAGCATCGTCACCGGTCCGGTGCACGCGGCGCCCGAGCCGGCGAAAGCCGTTGACCTTCAATCGCATCGGGGTGGGCGCGGTGAGCACACCGAGGAGTCGTTGTACGGTTTCGCCAAGTCCCTCGAACTCGGCGTCTCGACGCTCGAACTCGACGTCGTACTGACGAGGGATTCGGTCCCGGTGGTGTGGCACGACCCGAAGATCGAGGCGGAGAAGTGCCGGGACACGCTGCCCGCGAGCATCGGCGACAAGCAGTTCCCGTACGTCGGGAAGGACGTGCACGATCTGACCTACCGTCAGATCCAGACCCTGGTCTGCGACAAGAAGCTCGCCGATTTCCCGCAGGCGCGCCGCGTCATCGGCAATCGGATCGCGACCCTGCCGCAGGTGTTCGGCCTCGCCGCGCAGTACCGGAGCAGTTCCGCCTCGCCGAACCGGAACAACGCCGCGCCGCACCGGAACAAGAAGGTGCACTTCAACATCGAGACCAAGATCGAAGCCGAGGAGCGCGCCCGCAGCGCGAAGCCCGCGCAGTTCGTATCGGTCATCCTGCGCGAGGTCCGCAAGGCGCACCTGCTCGATCGAGTGCAGATCCAGAGTTTCGATTGGCGGAGCCTGCCGCTGGTACGGGCGAAGGCGCCGAACGTTCCGCTGGTCGCGCTCTACGACGACACGACGTGGAAGCCCGGATCCGCGTGGCTCGGCCCCGCGAGCTACGCGGGCTCAGACGGCGACGTGGTCTCCGCCGCGAAGGGCGCCGGGTTCGACGCCCTCTCGCCCGCCTACGAACTCGTCGACCGTGACCTGGTCGACCGCGCTCGGGGCGCCGGCCTCGAGGTCGTGCCGTGGACGGTCAACGAGGCGGCCGACATGCGCCGCCAGCTCGACCTCGGCGTGGACGGGATCATCACCGACTACCCGACCCGGCTGCGGAGGGTCTTCGCCCAGGAGGGCGTACCGCTGCCGAACGCCCACCGCCGCCGCTAG
- a CDS encoding adenosine deaminase: protein MMSVEQCRLAPKVLLHDHLDGGLRPATVLELARETGYDALPADDADALAEWFATAANSGSLETYLETFAHTVGVMQTAPALRRVAAECVADLAADGVVYAEVRFAPEQHLEGGLSLHEVVQAVLDGFEQGCAEAADDDLHIRVGCLVTAMRHAARSREIAELAIDFRDRGVVGFDIAGAEAGNPPSRHLDAFEYLRAECSHFTIHAGEAFGLPSIHEAIAFCGADRLGHGVRVMDDVDLPGGDVVPGRSVEGATLGRVADYVRDKRIPLELCPSSNVQTGAVASLADHPFDVLARLRFRVTVNTDNRLMSDTTMSREFMLLHEQFGYGWADFQRFTVNAMKSAFLPFDERLALIDDVIKPGFAVLMA from the coding sequence ATGATGTCCGTTGAGCAGTGCCGACTCGCACCGAAGGTTCTCCTGCACGACCATCTCGACGGCGGACTGCGGCCTGCCACAGTGCTGGAGCTGGCCAGGGAGACCGGTTACGACGCACTGCCCGCGGACGATGCGGACGCACTGGCCGAATGGTTCGCGACCGCCGCGAACAGCGGCTCCCTGGAGACGTACCTGGAGACGTTCGCGCACACGGTCGGTGTCATGCAGACCGCGCCCGCGCTGCGCCGGGTAGCTGCCGAGTGCGTTGCGGACCTCGCCGCCGACGGGGTGGTGTACGCCGAGGTGCGGTTCGCACCCGAACAGCACCTGGAAGGCGGTCTGTCACTGCACGAGGTGGTGCAGGCGGTGCTCGACGGCTTCGAGCAGGGGTGTGCCGAGGCAGCGGACGACGATCTGCACATCCGGGTCGGCTGCCTGGTGACGGCGATGCGTCACGCCGCACGTTCCCGCGAGATCGCCGAACTCGCCATCGACTTCCGTGATCGTGGAGTGGTGGGCTTCGACATCGCCGGTGCCGAGGCAGGGAACCCGCCGAGCAGGCATCTCGACGCATTCGAGTACCTGCGCGCCGAATGCTCGCACTTCACGATTCACGCGGGGGAGGCGTTCGGACTGCCGTCGATCCACGAGGCGATCGCGTTCTGCGGAGCAGACAGGCTCGGACACGGGGTCCGCGTGATGGACGACGTCGACCTCCCCGGTGGAGACGTGGTCCCGGGCCGGTCGGTCGAGGGTGCGACGCTGGGCCGTGTCGCCGACTACGTCCGCGACAAGCGAATCCCGCTCGAATTGTGCCCGAGCAGCAACGTCCAGACCGGTGCAGTCGCCTCGCTCGCCGATCACCCGTTCGACGTGCTGGCGCGCCTGCGGTTCCGCGTCACCGTCAACACCGACAACCGGCTGATGAGCGATACCACGATGAGTCGCGAGTTCATGCTCCTGCACGAGCAGTTCGGTTACGGGTGGGCCGACTTCCAGCGCTTCACGGTCAACGCGATGAAGTCGGCGTTCCTGCCGTTCGACGAGCGGCTCGCGCTCATCGACGACGTCATCAAACCGGGATTCGCCGTACTGATGGCATGA
- a CDS encoding primosomal protein, with product MAGDIVPIELGLTEGNLFTLWAPRWREGDDEWEAFLGLEDDLYALNSVAELAAFVRSDADNDLDDHPAWETIKKLQADELVPDERRSYDLIGVPELAAEDPKPDVVAELEDALEIVRILGEVCDLETTTKFFTGNPILGAVAVGTNNFAGREGVDLWVRIGRIIAKHWDDVIDELDDVVKNPGVESAAVQEAQEELAAAASAEDEDEPDEDSIDPLYADGTDDSDDDDSDDEDDQDDDDDVDEDDFWASVGIDPIRIYTDAGEFLSLRCYLGDDPRFLGSKGAIYGFGSERALTRFLADNDDHDLAELVTFGEVRDAAETAEIEYQVLPENVYALQGIDEDILDGPRRVDGRQLDLAVELLTDAADYAGIDAVNETLASTTPLGWFVDYTINPDPKRLSPSGPFDNEAEEWRALIHDFEDRLVRRG from the coding sequence ATGGCCGGAGACATTGTCCCCATCGAACTCGGACTCACGGAAGGCAACCTCTTCACGTTGTGGGCCCCGCGCTGGCGCGAGGGCGACGACGAGTGGGAGGCCTTCCTGGGGCTCGAGGACGATCTGTACGCACTGAACAGCGTCGCCGAGCTCGCTGCGTTCGTTCGCAGCGATGCCGACAACGACCTCGATGACCATCCCGCGTGGGAGACCATCAAGAAACTGCAGGCAGATGAGCTGGTGCCCGACGAGCGCCGTTCGTACGACCTGATCGGTGTTCCGGAGCTGGCGGCAGAGGATCCCAAGCCGGACGTGGTCGCCGAACTCGAGGACGCCCTCGAGATCGTGCGCATCCTCGGCGAGGTCTGCGACTTGGAGACGACCACCAAGTTCTTCACCGGCAACCCGATCCTGGGCGCGGTCGCCGTGGGCACCAACAACTTCGCCGGCCGCGAAGGCGTCGATCTCTGGGTCCGCATCGGCCGGATCATCGCCAAGCACTGGGATGACGTGATCGACGAGCTCGACGACGTCGTCAAGAATCCCGGCGTGGAGTCCGCCGCCGTGCAGGAGGCCCAGGAGGAGCTGGCCGCCGCCGCGTCCGCCGAGGACGAGGACGAGCCGGACGAGGACTCGATCGATCCGCTGTACGCGGACGGCACCGACGACTCGGATGACGACGACTCCGACGATGAGGACGACCAGGACGATGACGACGACGTCGATGAGGACGACTTCTGGGCGTCGGTCGGCATCGACCCGATCCGCATCTACACCGACGCGGGCGAGTTCCTGTCGCTCCGCTGCTACCTCGGTGACGATCCCCGCTTCCTCGGCTCGAAGGGCGCGATCTACGGTTTCGGATCCGAGCGCGCCCTGACCCGGTTCCTGGCCGATAACGACGATCACGATCTCGCTGAGCTCGTGACGTTCGGGGAGGTCCGCGACGCCGCCGAGACCGCCGAGATCGAGTACCAGGTGCTGCCGGAGAACGTGTACGCACTGCAGGGCATCGACGAGGACATTCTCGACGGTCCGCGTCGGGTGGACGGCCGCCAGCTCGACCTGGCCGTCGAGCTGCTCACCGATGCGGCCGACTACGCGGGAATCGACGCGGTGAACGAGACGCTCGCATCGACCACTCCGCTCGGCTGGTTCGTCGACTACACGATCAACCCCGACCCGAAGCGGCTGTCGCCGTCCGGTCCGTTCGACAACGAAGCCGAGGAGTGGCGCGCGCTGATCCACGACTTCGAGGATCGGCTCGTTCGGCGCGGCTGA
- a CDS encoding type VII secretion target yields the protein MTVEPAGVAAAAAAQGSAAALAAEQAVAERLDIGALGPTFGIIGAQFLAALAAAGSRRARALDALAAAHGDTSAAATTACTSYTCCDEAGAAAVSV from the coding sequence GTGACGGTAGAACCAGCAGGAGTCGCCGCGGCGGCGGCCGCCCAGGGCAGCGCGGCTGCCCTGGCCGCGGAGCAAGCGGTAGCCGAACGGCTCGACATCGGTGCGCTCGGGCCGACGTTCGGGATCATCGGAGCCCAGTTCCTCGCGGCGCTCGCCGCAGCCGGATCGCGCCGCGCGCGTGCCCTGGATGCGCTCGCCGCTGCGCACGGCGACACGAGCGCCGCGGCGACCACCGCGTGTACGTCGTACACCTGCTGCGACGAGGCGGGCGCCGCCGCGGTGTCGGTATGA
- a CDS encoding C40 family peptidase encodes MSATVLIAPLKMLIATLGTGTLPPGAMSGLRQAPSTLGAAADRSATTIRIAADGWRGDGGDAAATKARRLTEADSAVGAGGADVARVVETAAEHVRTAHVALNGLVDSFVAAAATVPAVTTPAGLAALVPVALDHIARGVQVVQRAQGELARDTTALESRQTASDVPSEASATAAPVGFGGAGTRVVLPDGTVVQAPNERAARAVRAALSVQGTPYVWGGTTTDGFDCSGFTQWAYRQAGVELPRLAQDQDLASVPVSQSDLQPGDLAVWSGHVAMYVGNDQFVETGGDPVGVTPLRTTNAGQSFEGFYRPR; translated from the coding sequence ATGAGCGCAACCGTTCTCATCGCGCCGCTGAAGATGCTGATCGCGACGCTTGGCACGGGAACCCTGCCGCCCGGCGCGATGAGCGGCCTTCGGCAGGCGCCGTCGACACTCGGCGCCGCGGCGGACCGGTCGGCCACGACGATCCGGATCGCGGCAGACGGTTGGCGTGGTGACGGTGGTGATGCCGCCGCGACGAAGGCACGTCGCCTGACAGAGGCGGATTCCGCGGTCGGGGCCGGCGGGGCAGATGTGGCGCGGGTCGTCGAGACGGCGGCCGAGCACGTCCGGACCGCGCACGTGGCGCTCAACGGACTCGTCGACTCATTCGTCGCCGCCGCGGCCACCGTCCCGGCGGTGACCACGCCCGCAGGTCTCGCGGCGCTCGTTCCGGTGGCACTCGACCACATCGCTCGGGGCGTGCAAGTCGTGCAGCGAGCGCAGGGCGAGCTCGCCCGTGACACGACTGCGCTGGAAAGCCGGCAGACAGCCTCCGACGTGCCGTCGGAGGCATCTGCAACGGCGGCTCCGGTGGGGTTCGGCGGCGCCGGGACCCGCGTCGTCCTGCCCGACGGCACCGTGGTGCAGGCTCCGAACGAGCGGGCCGCCAGAGCGGTGCGCGCCGCGCTTAGCGTGCAGGGCACCCCGTACGTGTGGGGCGGCACGACGACCGACGGATTCGACTGCAGCGGGTTCACCCAATGGGCCTACCGGCAGGCCGGGGTCGAGCTGCCGAGGTTGGCGCAGGACCAGGACCTGGCGAGCGTTCCCGTCTCCCAGTCGGATCTGCAGCCGGGCGATCTGGCCGTCTGGTCCGGCCATGTCGCGATGTACGTCGGAAACGACCAGTTCGTGGAAACCGGCGGCGACCCGGTCGGCGTGACGCCGCTGCGGACGACCAACGCGGGTCAGAGTTTTGAGGGCTTCTATCGGCCTCGCTGA